In Hyphomicrobiales bacterium, the following are encoded in one genomic region:
- a CDS encoding cyclic nucleotide-binding domain-containing protein: MELTLESAFSLGGLVGHLTYILLVVSMLMRRMVLLRLFVILSALFAITYDAVWLNDPVGVFWDTLLVVVNVVQLLITWHKNRSARFSDEEGAFMATRFPDLRPADRRRLLDAGVWLHADEGTVLTREGAPVEHLAYLADGRATVLAGEVPVATCEPGSLIGEITVLEGTPANATVIVSKPARFWMIEAQHLRDMVANRPEIGRVIENSIARAIGDKLVRSNASLKENGSRA, from the coding sequence ATGGAACTGACTCTGGAATCGGCGTTTTCGCTCGGCGGCCTCGTTGGCCATCTGACCTATATTCTTCTCGTCGTTTCGATGCTGATGCGGCGGATGGTGTTGCTGCGCCTGTTCGTCATTCTTTCTGCGCTCTTCGCCATCACCTACGACGCGGTCTGGCTGAATGATCCCGTCGGCGTCTTCTGGGACACGCTGCTCGTCGTCGTCAATGTCGTCCAGCTTCTCATCACCTGGCACAAGAACCGCTCGGCACGCTTTTCCGACGAGGAGGGCGCCTTCATGGCTACCCGTTTCCCGGATCTGCGCCCTGCCGACCGGCGCCGCCTGCTCGATGCCGGCGTCTGGCTGCATGCCGACGAGGGAACCGTGCTGACCCGCGAGGGAGCCCCGGTTGAGCACCTTGCCTATCTCGCCGACGGACGCGCCACGGTGCTGGCCGGCGAGGTGCCGGTTGCGACCTGCGAGCCCGGCAGCCTGATTGGCGAAATCACCGTGCTGGAAGGGACGCCGGCAAACGCGACTGTCATCGTCTCGAAGCCGGCGCGTTTCTGGATGATCGAGGCGCAGCATCTACGCGATATGGTCGCCAACCGTCCCGAGATTGGCCGTGTCATCGAGAACAGCATCGCGCGGGCGATCGGCGACAAGCTGGTGCGTTCCAATGCCTCGCTGAAGGAAAACGGCTCGCGGGCCTAG
- a CDS encoding peptidylprolyl isomerase encodes MAETIQDSKLVELTYTITDSKTGHVLTSVEFPLGYVHGHNEILAPAVHAQLTGRSAGEVIEVPIDCNEIYGPRDESLVFTDLLENVPEEYREVGTSILMENDRGETRSFLVTRIDETTLTVDGNNPLCGREVIFALTILTVRDATEEEIEAGGPIRKEPDLGGTRTIPV; translated from the coding sequence ATGGCCGAAACGATCCAGGACAGCAAGCTGGTCGAACTCACCTACACGATCACCGACAGCAAGACCGGTCATGTGCTCACCTCCGTGGAGTTCCCGCTCGGCTACGTGCACGGCCACAACGAGATCCTCGCGCCCGCAGTTCATGCGCAGCTGACCGGTCGCTCCGCCGGTGAGGTCATCGAGGTGCCGATCGACTGCAACGAGATCTATGGCCCGCGTGACGAGTCGCTGGTGTTCACCGATCTCCTCGAGAACGTGCCCGAGGAATACCGTGAAGTCGGCACCAGTATCCTGATGGAGAACGATCGCGGCGAAACCCGCAGTTTCCTCGTCACCCGCATTGACGAGACGACGCTCACCGTCGATGGCAACAATCCGCTGTGCGGCCGCGAGGTGATCTTCGCGCTCACCATCCTCACCGTCCGCGACGCGACCGAGGAAGAGATCGAGGCCGGCGGCCCGATCCGCAAGGAACCGGATCTCGGCGGCACCCGCACCATTCCGGTCTGA
- the aprA gene encoding adenylyl-sulfate reductase subunit alpha, translating into MTYKTIIEDDIDILVVGAGLGGTGAAWEARFWGQDKKIVIAEKANMDRSGAVAQGLYAINCYMGTRWGENNPEDHVRYARIDLMGMVREDLAFDMARHVDSTVHQFEEWGLPIMRNPETGTYMREGRWQIMIHGESYKPIVSEAAKKSADKVFNRICVTHLLLDDAKENRIAGAVGFNVRTGDYHVFKSKTVICGAGGASNIFKPRSVGEGAGRVWYAPWSSGSAYGLMIDAGAKMTQMENRIVLARFKDGYGPVGAYFLHLKTYTQNGYGEEYESKWFPELQKMVGKEYLDPEASHLTHRPIPTCLRNHAFISEVNAGRGPIHMVTMHSFQDPHLEEVGWENFLGMTVGQAVLWAATDVDPKNENPELTTSEPYVMGSHATGCGGWASGPEDVSPPEYFWGYNRMMTIEGLFGAGDAVGGTPHAFSSGSFTEGRLAAKAACQYIDDGKANGIKVSNEQIERRKKEIYQPLEHFKVYRNEIVAGSVNPNYINPRQGLDRLQKLMDEYCGGQSVNYMTNEKLLNIGLKKIKIMEEDLEKLAAEDIHELLRAWELKHRLRTSECVMHHTLFRKETRWPGYYYRGDYMKLDDENWHVLTVSRRDPKTGEYTMEKAPCYHLVGDAEEKAAAE; encoded by the coding sequence ATGACTTACAAAACAATCATCGAAGACGACATCGACATCCTGGTCGTCGGCGCGGGCCTCGGTGGCACCGGCGCGGCCTGGGAAGCCAGGTTCTGGGGTCAGGACAAGAAAATCGTCATTGCCGAAAAGGCCAACATGGACCGCTCCGGTGCGGTCGCGCAGGGCCTTTACGCCATCAACTGCTACATGGGCACCCGCTGGGGCGAGAACAACCCGGAAGACCATGTGCGCTACGCCCGCATCGACCTGATGGGCATGGTTCGTGAAGACCTGGCGTTCGATATGGCGCGCCACGTCGACTCGACCGTCCACCAGTTCGAGGAGTGGGGCCTGCCGATCATGCGCAACCCGGAAACCGGCACGTATATGCGTGAAGGTCGCTGGCAGATCATGATCCACGGCGAGTCCTACAAGCCGATCGTGTCGGAAGCCGCCAAGAAGTCGGCCGACAAGGTGTTCAACCGCATCTGCGTCACCCACCTGCTGCTCGACGATGCCAAGGAAAACCGCATCGCCGGTGCCGTTGGCTTCAACGTGCGCACGGGCGACTATCACGTCTTCAAGTCCAAGACCGTGATCTGCGGCGCCGGTGGTGCCTCGAACATCTTCAAGCCGCGTTCGGTCGGTGAGGGCGCGGGCCGCGTCTGGTACGCGCCGTGGTCGTCGGGTTCCGCTTACGGTCTCATGATCGATGCCGGCGCCAAGATGACGCAGATGGAAAACCGTATCGTTCTGGCTCGCTTCAAGGACGGCTACGGCCCGGTCGGTGCGTACTTCCTGCACCTCAAGACCTACACGCAGAACGGCTACGGCGAGGAATACGAATCCAAGTGGTTCCCGGAACTGCAGAAGATGGTCGGCAAGGAATATCTGGATCCCGAAGCGTCGCACCTGACGCATCGCCCGATCCCGACCTGCCTGCGTAACCATGCCTTCATCAGCGAAGTGAATGCCGGCCGTGGCCCGATCCACATGGTCACCATGCATTCGTTCCAGGACCCGCATCTGGAAGAAGTGGGCTGGGAAAACTTCCTCGGCATGACCGTCGGCCAGGCCGTCCTGTGGGCCGCCACCGACGTCGATCCGAAGAACGAGAACCCGGAACTGACCACGTCCGAGCCCTATGTCATGGGTTCGCACGCGACCGGTTGCGGCGGCTGGGCCAGTGGTCCGGAAGACGTGTCTCCGCCGGAGTACTTCTGGGGCTACAACCGCATGATGACGATCGAAGGCCTGTTCGGGGCTGGCGACGCCGTCGGCGGCACGCCGCACGCCTTCTCGTCGGGCTCCTTCACCGAAGGTCGTCTCGCCGCCAAGGCCGCCTGCCAGTACATCGACGATGGCAAGGCGAACGGCATCAAGGTCTCCAACGAGCAGATCGAACGTCGCAAGAAAGAGATCTACCAGCCGCTCGAGCACTTCAAGGTGTACCGCAACGAGATCGTCGCGGGCAGCGTCAACCCGAACTACATCAACCCGCGTCAGGGCCTCGACCGTCTGCAGAAGCTGATGGACGAGTACTGCGGTGGTCAGAGTGTGAACTACATGACCAACGAGAAGCTCCTGAACATCGGCCTCAAGAAGATCAAGATCATGGAAGAGGATCTTGAGAAGCTGGCGGCCGAGGACATTCACGAGCTGCTGCGCGCCTGGGAACTGAAGCATCGCCTGCGCACGTCGGAATGCGTCATGCACCACACGCTGTTCCGCAAGGAAACGCGTTGGCCGGGTTACTACTACCGCGGCGACTACATGAAGCTCGACGACGAGAACTGGCACGTGCTGACGGTTTCGCGTCGCGATCCCAAGACCGGTGAGTACACCATGGAGAAGGCTCCGTGCTACCACCTGGTCGGCGACGCTGAAGAAAAGGCCGCTGCCGAATAA
- the aprB gene encoding adenylyl-sulfate reductase subunit beta produces the protein MPTFVYMTRCDGCGHCVDICPSDIMHIDKTYRRAYNIEPNMCWECFSCVKACPHHAIDVRGYADFAPLGHSVRVVRDEEKGTIAWRIKFRNGTEKNFLSPITTKPWGKAIPQLKDVPAPSKEMRDSQLLYNEPKYIRLDEGGLHTLESNGLTMKAGVYY, from the coding sequence ATGCCAACTTTCGTCTATATGACGAGATGTGACGGCTGCGGACACTGCGTCGACATCTGTCCCTCGGACATCATGCACATCGACAAGACCTATCGGCGTGCATACAACATCGAGCCCAACATGTGCTGGGAGTGCTTCTCCTGCGTGAAGGCCTGCCCGCACCACGCCATCGACGTGCGCGGCTATGCCGACTTCGCGCCGCTCGGGCACAGCGTCCGCGTCGTCCGCGACGAGGAAAAGGGCACGATCGCCTGGCGGATCAAGTTCCGCAACGGCACGGAGAAGAACTTCCTCTCCCCGATCACGACCAAGCCGTGGGGCAAGGCTATCCCGCAGCTCAAGGACGTGCCGGCGCCGTCGAAGGAAATGCGTGACAGCCAGCTGCTGTACAACGAACCGAAGTATATCCGCCTGGATGAGGGTGGCTTGCACACCCTCGAATCCAATGGGCTGACGATGAAAGCGGGCGTGTATTACTGA
- a CDS encoding adenylyl-sulfate reductase — protein sequence MFTINPFSELSELIPSTIQQIYVIAMAILVVGGTALDVMHKASGKYFSENWKKSKKNAVRNVGSGEMVAMAVKTGLGEVMTSSEFANVRRRISHLFTMYGFILFIVTTVIMVFVYGGADASTPAIWPLLWHLGALSLCFGGYWFWFAIRVDVSAEGKPWYKLCRADIFILSLLATATFGLIWSFMQSVDAGVWEILFLALFIVASTVLFGTVLWSKFAHMFFKPAAAFQKRVTKADGSAENLPVLTRDDPEQRARHSMSLLVDAPMDMGLGIKREAPRHY from the coding sequence ATGTTCACGATCAATCCCTTCTCCGAGCTTTCGGAGCTCATCCCGTCCACCATCCAGCAGATCTATGTGATCGCCATGGCGATCCTGGTCGTGGGTGGTACGGCGCTCGACGTCATGCACAAGGCGAGCGGTAAGTATTTCTCCGAGAACTGGAAGAAGTCGAAGAAGAACGCCGTCCGCAACGTCGGTTCGGGCGAAATGGTGGCCATGGCGGTCAAGACCGGCCTCGGCGAGGTTATGACCTCCTCCGAATTCGCCAATGTGCGTCGCCGGATTTCTCACCTCTTCACCATGTACGGGTTCATCCTCTTCATCGTGACCACCGTGATCATGGTATTCGTGTACGGTGGTGCGGACGCTTCGACCCCGGCCATCTGGCCGCTGCTGTGGCATCTCGGCGCCCTGTCGCTGTGCTTCGGCGGCTACTGGTTCTGGTTCGCCATCCGCGTCGACGTGTCGGCCGAGGGCAAGCCGTGGTACAAGCTGTGCCGCGCCGACATCTTCATCCTGTCGCTGCTGGCGACCGCGACCTTCGGTCTGATCTGGTCGTTCATGCAGTCGGTTGACGCCGGTGTCTGGGAGATCCTGTTCCTCGCCCTGTTCATCGTCGCCAGCACGGTGCTGTTCGGAACGGTCCTGTGGTCGAAGTTCGCGCATATGTTCTTCAAGCCGGCTGCCGCCTTCCAGAAGCGCGTCACCAAGGCCGACGGTTCCGCCGAGAACCTGCCGGTCCTGACCCGCGACGATCCGGAGCAGCGTGCCCGTCATTCCATGTCGCTCCTGGTGGATGCGCCGATGGATATGGGCCTTGGAATCAAGCGCGAAGCACCGCGTCACTACTAG
- a CDS encoding complex I NDUFA9 subunit family protein: MAHPQDGKLVTIFGGSGFVGRHIVRALARRGWRIRAAVRRPDLAQHLQPLGAVGQIMPVQANLRDRASIERALAGSDAVINAVGILAEGGKQRFMSVHAQGARDVAEAAKAAGVKTLVQISAIGADAESPALYGRSKAKGEESVFAAFPEAVILRPSIIFGPEDDFFNRFGAMAQMSPVLPLVGGETKFQPVFVGDVAEAAALAVEGKTDAGAIYELGGPEVRSFRSCIEQMLEVIDRKRLIVDLPLGLARFQARFLQLLPKAPLTVDQVDMLGRDNVVSEAAIADRRTLDGLGIAGTTMAAVLPTYLQRFRPQGQFTRGQTVA, from the coding sequence ATGGCGCATCCTCAAGACGGCAAGCTGGTCACCATTTTCGGCGGTTCGGGTTTCGTCGGGCGGCACATCGTGCGCGCGCTGGCGCGGCGCGGCTGGCGCATTCGCGCCGCGGTCCGCCGTCCCGACCTTGCGCAGCATCTGCAGCCGCTCGGCGCGGTCGGTCAGATCATGCCGGTGCAGGCCAATCTGCGCGACCGGGCCTCGATCGAGCGGGCGCTTGCCGGGTCGGACGCGGTGATCAACGCGGTCGGCATTCTCGCCGAGGGCGGCAAGCAGCGCTTCATGTCGGTGCACGCGCAGGGCGCGCGCGACGTTGCCGAAGCCGCCAAGGCCGCCGGCGTCAAAACGCTGGTGCAGATCTCGGCGATCGGCGCGGATGCCGAGTCGCCGGCGCTCTACGGCCGCTCGAAGGCGAAGGGCGAAGAGAGCGTGTTCGCCGCCTTCCCGGAAGCCGTGATCCTGCGCCCGTCGATCATCTTCGGTCCCGAGGACGACTTCTTCAACCGGTTCGGCGCCATGGCGCAGATGTCGCCGGTTCTGCCGCTGGTTGGCGGCGAGACGAAGTTCCAGCCGGTCTTCGTCGGCGACGTCGCCGAAGCGGCCGCGCTTGCGGTTGAGGGCAAGACGGACGCCGGCGCGATCTACGAACTCGGCGGGCCGGAAGTGCGCAGCTTCCGTTCCTGCATCGAGCAGATGCTGGAAGTCATCGATCGCAAGCGGCTGATCGTCGATCTGCCGCTCGGCCTCGCCCGTTTCCAGGCACGTTTCCTGCAGCTTCTGCCGAAGGCGCCGCTGACCGTCGATCAGGTCGACATGCTGGGCCGCGACAACGTGGTTTCCGAGGCGGCGATTGCCGACAGGCGCACGCTGGACGGGCTCGGTATCGCCGGCACGACCATGGCGGCCGTTCTGCCGACCTATCTGCAGCGGTTCCGTCCGCAGGGCCAGTTCACCCGCGGCCAGACAGTGGCGTGA
- a CDS encoding undecaprenyl-diphosphate phosphatase, translating to MSIEQIVVLAIVQGLTEFLPISSSGHLILIPAFTGWPDQGIVTDVMVHIGSLLAILVYFWRDVFALIGGTRDMILGRWTPAAKMALYILLATFPALGFGLALKLSGLLDQIRGVEIVAWNAVIFAILMYFADRFGPRIKTMAEMKLGPAMIIGFAQALALIPGTSRSGITMTAARALGFRRDEAARFSFLLGVPAITAAGALTALEVVEKGESIPLDAVYAAGLTFLSAMAAIAFLMALVKRISFVPFVLYRLALAAVLFAFMYGWLPGVQG from the coding sequence ATGTCCATCGAGCAGATCGTTGTGCTGGCCATCGTGCAGGGGCTTACCGAATTCCTGCCGATCTCCTCTTCCGGGCATCTGATCCTGATCCCCGCCTTCACCGGCTGGCCGGATCAGGGCATCGTCACCGATGTGATGGTCCATATCGGCTCGCTGCTCGCGATCCTCGTCTATTTCTGGCGCGACGTCTTCGCGCTGATCGGCGGCACCCGCGACATGATCCTCGGCCGCTGGACGCCGGCGGCGAAGATGGCGCTCTATATTCTGCTGGCGACCTTCCCCGCACTCGGCTTCGGTCTCGCGCTCAAGCTGAGCGGCCTGCTCGACCAGATCCGCGGCGTCGAGATCGTCGCCTGGAACGCGGTGATTTTCGCGATCCTGATGTATTTCGCCGACCGCTTCGGCCCGCGCATCAAGACCATGGCGGAGATGAAGCTCGGCCCTGCGATGATCATCGGTTTCGCACAGGCGCTCGCGCTTATCCCCGGCACCAGCCGCTCCGGCATCACGATGACGGCCGCGCGCGCGCTCGGGTTCCGACGCGACGAGGCGGCGCGGTTCTCGTTCCTGCTCGGCGTGCCGGCGATCACGGCGGCAGGCGCCCTGACGGCGCTCGAAGTGGTCGAGAAGGGCGAGAGCATTCCGCTCGACGCCGTCTATGCGGCCGGGCTGACGTTTCTTTCGGCGATGGCGGCCATCGCCTTCCTGATGGCGCTCGTGAAGCGCATCAGCTTCGTGCCGTTCGTGCTCTACCGGCTGGCGCTTGCGGCCGTCCTGTTCGCCTTCATGTATGGCTGGCTGCCGGGCGTGCAGGGCTAG
- a CDS encoding glutathione S-transferase: MFTLYHHPFSSTSRFVRLALAEYNINAEFTVEKTWERRSEFLHLNPAGTVPVAVENHGPALVGGMVLMEYLDETRGYAVGEKRLMPDHPEKRAEMRRLVSWFLDKMESEVTEPLVFEKIVKQEMPAALGGGAPESSVLRAARANIRPHLRYIGYLAQQRNWLAGDRLTFADLAAAASLSCADYLGEVPWDEDAHAKAWYARIKSRPSFRPLLTETVRGMPPSRTYIDLDF, translated from the coding sequence ATGTTCACGCTCTATCATCATCCGTTTTCCTCCACTTCGCGCTTCGTCCGCCTCGCGCTGGCCGAGTACAACATCAATGCCGAGTTCACGGTCGAGAAGACCTGGGAGCGGCGCAGCGAGTTCCTCCACCTCAACCCGGCCGGCACGGTGCCCGTCGCGGTCGAAAACCACGGGCCGGCGCTCGTTGGCGGCATGGTTCTTATGGAGTATCTCGACGAGACACGCGGCTACGCCGTCGGCGAAAAGCGGCTGATGCCGGATCATCCGGAAAAGCGCGCCGAAATGCGCCGGCTGGTGTCGTGGTTCCTCGACAAGATGGAAAGCGAAGTCACCGAGCCGCTGGTGTTCGAGAAGATCGTCAAACAGGAGATGCCGGCAGCGCTCGGCGGCGGGGCGCCGGAATCCTCGGTGCTGCGTGCCGCGCGCGCCAATATCCGCCCGCATCTGCGCTATATCGGCTATCTGGCGCAGCAACGGAACTGGCTGGCCGGCGACCGGCTGACCTTCGCCGACCTTGCCGCTGCCGCCTCGCTCTCCTGCGCCGACTATCTCGGCGAGGTGCCGTGGGACGAGGATGCCCATGCCAAGGCATGGTACGCGCGCATCAAGTCGCGGCCGAGCTTCCGCCCGCTTCTGACCGAGACCGTGCGCGGCATGCCGCCCTCGCGCACCTACATCGATCTGGATTTTTAG
- the queG gene encoding tRNA epoxyqueuosine(34) reductase QueG: MSPTPATPAKDLAALKERLREKARAYGFDLCRVTSAEAIPKAGDALDAFVAAGHHGSMEWMATTADRRRAPQALWPQARSVIVLAMNYGPEEDPRALLDEPSLGAISVYARHRDYHDIIKGRLKQIAGWLVSELSCDLKVFVDTAPVMEKPLAAAAGMGWQGKHTNLVSREFGSWLFLSEIFLDVELPADEAETDHCGQCRACLDACPTAAFPAPYRLDARRCISYLTIELKGPIPRDLRPLIGNRIYGCDDCLAACPWNKFAQAAREAKLIARDDLKRPALVDLAALDDAAFRAHFSGSPVKRIGRDRFLRNVLIALGNAAGSAEAATCLAAALPHLDDDNALVRGAAIWAVSRLADETQFRHLADARADRETDPDAKDEWAAGLAGLADE, translated from the coding sequence ATGAGCCCGACCCCTGCCACGCCCGCGAAAGACCTTGCCGCGCTGAAAGAGCGCCTGCGGGAAAAGGCGCGCGCCTACGGCTTCGATCTGTGTCGTGTGACCAGCGCCGAGGCGATCCCGAAAGCCGGCGACGCGCTCGACGCCTTCGTCGCCGCCGGCCATCACGGCAGCATGGAATGGATGGCGACCACCGCCGACCGCCGCCGGGCGCCACAAGCGTTGTGGCCGCAAGCGCGCTCGGTGATCGTGCTGGCGATGAATTACGGGCCCGAGGAAGACCCGCGCGCATTGCTCGACGAACCGTCGCTCGGCGCGATCTCGGTCTATGCCCGCCACCGCGACTACCACGACATCATCAAGGGGCGGCTAAAGCAGATCGCCGGCTGGCTGGTCAGCGAGCTTTCCTGCGATCTGAAAGTGTTCGTCGACACCGCGCCGGTAATGGAAAAGCCTCTCGCCGCAGCGGCCGGCATGGGCTGGCAGGGCAAGCACACCAATCTGGTGTCGCGCGAGTTCGGCTCGTGGCTGTTCCTGTCGGAGATCTTCCTCGACGTCGAGCTGCCGGCGGACGAGGCGGAGACCGATCACTGTGGCCAGTGCCGCGCCTGCCTCGATGCCTGCCCGACCGCTGCCTTCCCCGCGCCCTACCGACTCGATGCGCGGCGCTGCATATCCTATCTCACCATCGAGCTGAAAGGCCCGATCCCGCGCGATCTGCGCCCGCTGATCGGCAACCGTATCTATGGCTGCGACGACTGTCTCGCCGCCTGTCCGTGGAACAAGTTCGCGCAGGCCGCACGCGAGGCGAAGCTCATCGCCCGTGACGATCTCAAGCGCCCGGCGCTTGTCGACCTCGCCGCGCTCGATGACGCGGCCTTCCGCGCCCATTTCTCCGGCTCGCCGGTGAAGCGCATCGGCCGCGACCGCTTCCTGCGCAACGTGCTGATCGCGCTCGGCAACGCGGCCGGATCGGCCGAGGCGGCGACTTGCCTTGCCGCCGCCCTGCCCCATCTCGATGACGACAATGCGCTGGTGCGCGGTGCGGCGATTTGGGCGGTGTCACGTCTTGCGGACGAAACGCAGTTCCGCCACCTTGCCGACGCGCGCGCGGATCGCGAGACCGACCCGGACGCGAAAGACGAATGGGCCGCCGGCCTTGCTGGTTTGGCCGATGAATAA
- a CDS encoding NAD(P)-dependent oxidoreductase: MTDDRLFIFGYGNSSRAVNERIGSRFAAVCGTTRSADKAERIKADSVTPYIFDGSEPGAGIDEELARATHVLISIPPDADGDPVLRQHGAALKASKSLKWVCYLSTIGVYGDHEGALIDETAECRPVSARSKRRVSAEAEWMALGEEAGVPVAVMRLAGIYGPGHNVMTRLEKGTARRLVKPGQVFNRIHLADIAAMVDGASSRLLGGIYNGADDEAAPPQDVLVYGAELMGIAPPPEEPFDEAELTPMARTFYGETKIVSNEKAKSELGWVPVYPSYREGLAAMWQDGSWNAKNTSDKKR, translated from the coding sequence ATGACCGACGACCGGCTGTTCATTTTCGGCTACGGCAATTCCTCGCGCGCGGTGAACGAACGGATCGGTTCCCGCTTCGCCGCCGTTTGCGGCACGACGCGCAGCGCAGACAAGGCCGAGCGCATCAAGGCGGACAGCGTCACGCCCTACATCTTCGACGGCAGCGAACCCGGCGCCGGCATCGACGAGGAACTGGCGCGGGCGACCCATGTGCTGATCTCGATCCCGCCCGATGCGGACGGCGACCCCGTGTTGCGCCAGCATGGCGCGGCGCTCAAAGCCTCCAAATCGCTGAAATGGGTCTGCTACCTCTCGACCATCGGCGTCTATGGCGACCACGAAGGCGCTCTGATCGACGAGACCGCCGAATGCCGGCCGGTGAGCGCGCGCTCCAAGCGCCGCGTGTCGGCCGAAGCCGAGTGGATGGCGCTTGGGGAAGAAGCGGGCGTGCCGGTCGCGGTGATGCGCCTTGCCGGCATCTACGGGCCGGGCCACAACGTCATGACGCGGCTTGAAAAGGGCACTGCCCGGCGGCTGGTGAAGCCGGGCCAGGTGTTCAACCGCATCCATCTCGCCGACATCGCGGCGATGGTCGACGGCGCGTCGAGCCGGCTGCTTGGCGGCATCTATAACGGCGCCGACGACGAAGCCGCGCCGCCGCAGGACGTGCTGGTCTATGGCGCGGAATTGATGGGCATCGCGCCGCCGCCGGAAGAGCCGTTCGATGAAGCCGAACTGACGCCGATGGCGCGCACCTTCTACGGCGAGACCAAGATCGTCAGCAATGAGAAGGCGAAAAGCGAACTCGGCTGGGTGCCGGTCTATCCGAGCTACCGCGAAGGGCTTGCCGCGATGTGGCAGGACGGCAGCTGGAACGCCAAGAACACCAGCGACAAGAAGCGATAA
- a CDS encoding aldo/keto reductase: MRQRKLGTATVSAIGLGCMNVAHAYGSPPPKEEAQQLLRDALDLGYTHLDTAYLYGFGLSEQLIGETLADRRDEYFLASKCGIIKNAAGQREINNDPAKIRETCETSLQNLKTDAIDLYYLHRWDMKTPIEDAVGALADLVSEGKIKAIGLSEVSAATLKKAHAVHPIAALQSEYSLWTRNPEIAVLDACRELGTALVAFSPLARAFLGGVLRDVSTLAEKDLRRSMPRFAPDTYAANLRLLDEYKTIADEVGCTMAQLALAWTLAKGDDILPIPGTANRAHLAENAAADAIDLDAATVARLDALINEKTVIGPRYNAKTQTEIDTEEFAA; this comes from the coding sequence ATGCGGCAGCGTAAACTGGGAACGGCAACGGTTTCGGCAATCGGGCTTGGCTGCATGAACGTTGCGCACGCCTATGGTTCGCCGCCGCCGAAGGAAGAGGCCCAGCAGTTGCTGCGCGACGCGCTCGACCTCGGCTACACCCATCTCGACACAGCCTATCTCTATGGCTTCGGCTTGAGCGAGCAGCTGATCGGCGAGACGCTGGCCGACCGTCGCGACGAATATTTCCTCGCCAGCAAGTGCGGCATCATCAAGAACGCCGCCGGCCAACGCGAGATCAACAACGATCCCGCCAAGATCCGGGAAACCTGCGAGACGAGCCTGCAGAACCTCAAGACCGACGCCATCGATCTCTACTACCTGCACCGCTGGGACATGAAGACGCCGATCGAGGACGCCGTCGGCGCGCTCGCCGATCTCGTCAGTGAGGGCAAGATCAAGGCGATCGGCCTTTCCGAGGTCTCGGCCGCGACGCTGAAGAAGGCGCACGCGGTCCACCCGATCGCGGCGCTGCAGTCGGAATACTCGCTGTGGACGCGCAATCCGGAGATTGCTGTGCTCGACGCCTGCCGTGAACTCGGCACCGCCCTGGTGGCGTTCAGCCCGCTCGCGCGCGCCTTTCTCGGCGGCGTGCTGCGCGATGTCTCGACGCTGGCCGAGAAGGACCTGCGCCGCTCGATGCCGCGTTTCGCACCCGACACCTACGCGGCCAATCTGCGCCTGCTCGACGAGTACAAGACGATTGCCGACGAGGTCGGCTGCACGATGGCGCAGCTCGCGCTCGCCTGGACGCTGGCCAAGGGCGACGACATCCTGCCGATCCCCGGCACCGCCAATCGCGCCCATCTGGCCGAAAACGCGGCCGCCGACGCGATCGACCTCGACGCGGCAACCGTCGCCCGCCTCGACGCGCTGATCAATGAAAAGACCGTGATCGGTCCGCGCTACAACGCCAAGACCCAGACCGAGATCGACACCGAGGAATTCGCGGCGTAA